From the genome of Maribacter algicola, one region includes:
- the trxB gene encoding thioredoxin-disulfide reductase, producing MSEVIERVKTLIIGSGPAGYTAAIYAARADLKPVLYTGLEPGGQLTTTTEVDNFPGYPEGIDGPTMMVQLQQQAERFGTDVRIGMVTKAEFGKKEGDIHKITVDHEKQIEAETVIISTGASAKYLNIPSEQRLRGGGVSACAVCDGFFYKGQDVAIVGAGDTAAEEASYLANICNKVTMLVRKDHMRASKAMQHRVQSLKNIEIKYNTEVDEVLGDQVVEGLRMVNNQTGEKEEIAITGLFIAIGHKPNTDIFKGQLDMDETGYIITKGKSTKTNIPGVFASGDAQDKEYRQAVTAAGTGCMAALDAERYLATIGSIKETIADNYNI from the coding sequence ATGTCGGAAGTAATAGAGCGAGTGAAAACATTGATTATAGGATCCGGTCCTGCCGGATACACAGCTGCCATCTATGCGGCTAGAGCAGACTTGAAACCAGTTTTGTACACTGGCTTGGAGCCGGGCGGACAACTTACCACTACTACCGAGGTGGATAATTTTCCCGGATATCCTGAAGGTATAGACGGCCCCACTATGATGGTGCAATTGCAGCAACAAGCGGAGCGTTTTGGAACAGATGTACGAATCGGGATGGTTACCAAAGCGGAATTTGGTAAAAAGGAGGGTGATATTCACAAAATTACTGTGGACCATGAAAAGCAAATAGAAGCTGAAACCGTGATAATCTCGACCGGAGCTTCGGCCAAGTATTTGAATATTCCAAGTGAACAAAGATTACGAGGAGGCGGAGTTTCCGCCTGTGCGGTTTGTGACGGTTTTTTCTATAAAGGACAGGATGTGGCCATTGTAGGTGCAGGGGATACCGCTGCAGAAGAAGCCTCCTATTTGGCAAATATTTGTAATAAGGTTACTATGTTGGTCAGAAAGGACCATATGAGAGCATCGAAAGCTATGCAGCACAGGGTTCAGAGCCTTAAGAATATCGAGATAAAATATAATACTGAAGTTGACGAAGTTTTAGGCGACCAAGTGGTTGAGGGTCTTAGAATGGTGAACAACCAAACAGGGGAAAAAGAAGAGATTGCTATCACCGGATTGTTCATTGCCATCGGTCATAAACCTAATACGGATATTTTCAAAGGACAGTTGGATATGGACGAAACGGGTTATATCATAACTAAAGGTAAATCCACGAAAACCAATATTCCAGGTGTATTTGCTTCAGGTGACGCTCAGGATAAAGAATATAGACAGGCTGTAACGGCTGCGGGAACTGGTTGTATGGCTGCCTTGGATGCCGAACGTTATTTGGCCACTATAGGTTCTATAAAGGAGACTATAGCGGATAATTACAACATTTAA
- a CDS encoding PLP-dependent aminotransferase family protein gives MAFFIDSFPGRELIYEGQKYLYFGGTSYLGLQDYAPFQELFIQNIRKYGTNYSASRKSNVRFSVFELAEDYLADLVGSEACITQSSGYLAGQFLSDYIHKKSYKPFFAPNTHSALFRNKVKNYVTYASLNIALRNYLNEPNSKTPVLFMDAIDFSGGSFPNFESLKILPLNEIILVADDSHGIGIIGKNGSGVYRSLQSLNPKKIFVCCSLGKGFGIQAGAIFGNREDLLQMENTAFYWGASPASPAAMATFLEAAPIYSERRRNLHTNLDYFLEKMETLKHYRYMKGHPTFTFMNSELVEFLKKNQIIVTNFNYPKENSETMSRIVLSASHRSSDIDFLTDVLNNFRH, from the coding sequence ATGGCATTTTTTATCGATTCTTTCCCTGGGAGGGAACTTATTTATGAGGGACAAAAGTACCTGTACTTTGGAGGCACTTCCTATCTAGGGCTTCAGGATTATGCCCCCTTTCAAGAGCTCTTTATACAAAACATTAGAAAATACGGTACCAATTACAGTGCTTCCAGAAAATCGAACGTACGGTTTTCCGTCTTTGAGTTGGCAGAGGACTATTTGGCCGATTTGGTGGGCAGTGAAGCCTGTATCACACAATCCTCCGGATATTTGGCGGGACAGTTTTTATCGGACTATATCCATAAAAAATCCTACAAGCCCTTTTTTGCCCCCAACACACATTCGGCCTTATTTAGAAATAAGGTCAAGAATTATGTGACCTACGCTAGCTTGAATATAGCTCTGCGGAATTACCTGAACGAACCAAATTCAAAAACGCCGGTGCTCTTTATGGATGCCATAGACTTTTCAGGTGGTAGTTTTCCCAATTTTGAAAGTTTAAAAATCCTTCCACTAAACGAAATTATTTTAGTGGCGGACGATTCCCATGGCATTGGAATAATTGGAAAAAACGGCAGCGGTGTCTATCGCTCCCTACAGTCACTGAATCCCAAAAAGATATTCGTGTGTTGCTCCTTGGGAAAGGGCTTCGGTATACAGGCGGGGGCCATTTTTGGAAACAGGGAAGACCTGCTACAAATGGAAAACACCGCATTTTACTGGGGCGCCAGTCCCGCAAGTCCCGCTGCCATGGCCACATTCTTGGAAGCGGCCCCCATCTATTCGGAAAGAAGAAGGAACCTCCATACCAACCTAGACTATTTTTTGGAAAAAATGGAAACTTTGAAGCATTATAGGTATATGAAAGGACACCCTACTTTTACCTTTATGAATTCTGAATTGGTCGAATTTTTGAAAAAAAATCAAATCATAGTTACCAACTTCAACTATCCAAAGGAAAATTCAGAAACCATGAGCCGAATTGTTCTTTCAGCATCACATCGTAGTTCGGATATCGATTTCTTAACAGATGTCCTCAACAATTTTAGACATTAG
- a CDS encoding dipeptide epimerase gives MQIQLQKHTLALRHTFSISRESHDFQDTLIVGLNLNGHTGFGEATSNPYYKITVESMMSEIEAVQKEIEAYDFSDPVTFHDFLKAKGLSNFALCAMDLAAHDLYGKLKGKPLYELWGTQKDRYPLTNYTIGIAPVDEMVSKMIEMPWPIYKIKLGTEDDVAIVRELRTHTDAIFRIDANCAWTAEETIQNAPLLKELGVEFLEQPLKADDWEGMEKVVHQSVLPIIADESCIVEADVEKCAMHFNGINIKLTKCGGLTPALRMIRKGKELGLKVMVGCMTESTVGISAIAQLLPQLDYVDMDGALLLKKDIAKGVEIQENGKVIFPELAGSGVTLI, from the coding sequence ATGCAGATACAGCTACAAAAGCATACATTGGCCTTACGGCACACCTTTAGTATTTCTAGGGAATCCCATGATTTTCAGGACACCTTGATTGTTGGATTGAACCTAAACGGGCATACAGGGTTTGGTGAAGCCACAAGCAATCCGTATTACAAAATAACCGTGGAAAGCATGATGTCCGAGATTGAGGCCGTACAAAAGGAAATAGAGGCGTACGATTTTAGTGATCCAGTTACATTTCACGATTTCCTAAAAGCCAAAGGCCTCTCCAATTTTGCATTGTGTGCCATGGATTTGGCCGCCCATGACCTTTATGGAAAATTGAAAGGAAAACCATTATATGAACTTTGGGGGACCCAAAAAGACCGGTATCCGCTTACCAATTACACCATTGGTATTGCACCTGTTGATGAAATGGTCTCAAAAATGATAGAAATGCCATGGCCCATCTATAAAATCAAATTGGGAACGGAAGACGATGTGGCCATTGTAAGGGAACTAAGAACACATACGGATGCTATTTTTAGGATCGATGCCAATTGTGCTTGGACCGCTGAAGAAACGATACAGAATGCCCCGCTATTAAAAGAATTGGGTGTAGAGTTCTTGGAACAACCCTTAAAGGCAGATGATTGGGAAGGTATGGAAAAGGTAGTGCATCAAAGCGTACTGCCTATTATAGCCGACGAAAGTTGTATTGTTGAAGCAGATGTGGAAAAATGCGCCATGCATTTTAACGGAATCAACATTAAGCTTACGAAGTGTGGTGGCCTTACCCCTGCCCTGCGTATGATAAGAAAAGGAAAGGAGCTAGGCCTAAAGGTAATGGTAGGCTGCATGACAGAATCCACTGTGGGTATATCGGCAATTGCCCAATTGTTGCCTCAATTGGACTACGTTGACATGGATGGTGCCCTACTTTTAAAGAAGGATATTGCCAAAGGGGTCGAGATACAGGAGAACGGAAAGGTAATCTTTCCAGAACTGGCCGGTAGTGGCGTAACGCTGATATAA
- a CDS encoding head GIN domain-containing protein yields the protein MTTLVRVTIAFVLALFLSSCGFDVNFGDFGTGKAGNGVVVEETREVTEDFNVVHASEGIQVYVTQASDYSISVEGDENIIDLIGTDIRNGKLKIHAIENIGRATKKVFVSLPTITSLESSSGAHLTSQNRIAGDNINVDSSSGSILNIEVNADHLEIDASSGANIEITGNAKEVYVDGSSGANIRAKDLVTEECRAEASSGSNISVNVSDLLTADASSGGNISYKGDPTVKKNKSVSGSVHKY from the coding sequence ATGACAACACTAGTTAGAGTAACCATCGCATTTGTTCTTGCACTTTTCCTAAGCTCCTGTGGCTTCGACGTTAACTTTGGGGACTTTGGAACGGGAAAGGCCGGTAACGGCGTAGTAGTGGAAGAAACCAGGGAAGTAACGGAAGATTTCAATGTAGTACATGCTTCGGAAGGTATACAGGTCTATGTAACACAGGCGTCGGACTATTCCATTTCCGTAGAAGGGGATGAAAATATCATTGACCTCATCGGAACCGATATCCGAAATGGAAAACTGAAAATCCATGCCATAGAGAACATCGGAAGGGCCACCAAAAAGGTGTTTGTTTCCTTACCTACCATTACCTCTTTGGAAAGTTCCAGCGGGGCACACTTGACCTCTCAAAACCGGATAGCTGGAGATAACATTAATGTTGACTCCAGTAGCGGTTCCATTTTGAACATTGAGGTAAACGCCGATCACTTGGAAATTGACGCGAGCAGTGGTGCCAATATCGAAATCACCGGAAATGCCAAGGAAGTATATGTGGATGGGAGCAGCGGTGCCAACATTAGGGCAAAGGACCTCGTTACCGAGGAGTGCCGTGCGGAGGCCAGCAGCGGATCCAATATTAGCGTTAATGTGTCCGATCTTCTTACAGCGGATGCCAGTAGCGGGGGAAACATTTCCTACAAGGGCGATCCAACGGTTAAAAAGAACAAATCGGTTTCCGGTAGCGTGCATAAATATTAA